From a region of the Pseudoxanthomonas sp. X-1 genome:
- the rpmF gene encoding 50S ribosomal protein L32 — translation MAVQKSRVTPSRRGQRRAHDALTAKQLATDPTTGETHIRHHVTADGYYRGKKVIATKSAAVDEE, via the coding sequence ATGGCAGTTCAGAAATCCCGCGTCACCCCGTCCCGCCGCGGCCAGCGTCGCGCGCACGACGCCCTCACCGCCAAGCAGCTGGCCACCGACCCGACCACCGGCGAGACCCACATCCGCCACCACGTGACGGCCGACGGCTACTACCGCGGCAAGAAGGTCATCGCGACCAAGTCGGCTGCCGTCGACGAAGAATGA
- a CDS encoding beta-ketoacyl-ACP synthase III codes for MSQPVTNGRIYSRIAGTGSCLPDKVVTNDDLSKIVDTSDEWIRTRTGIRERRIAGEGETSATLGHQAALRALEAAGVAPSELDMIVVGTTTPDLVFPSTACLIQAKLGAEGCTALDVNAACSGFIFALSVADKFIRTGDARTVLVVGAETLTRITDWSDRTTCVLFGDGAGAVVLKADASTGILSTHLHADGSKKELLWNPVGVSAGFKPEEPNNGSRILMKGNDVFKYAVKALDAVVDEALSANQLDKGDLDWLVPHQANLRIIEATAKRLDMSMEQVVVTVDRTGNTSSASVPIALDEAVRDGRIQRDQLVLLEAFGGGFTWGSVLLRF; via the coding sequence ATGAGCCAGCCGGTGACGAACGGTCGTATCTACTCGCGTATCGCAGGCACGGGCAGCTGCCTGCCGGACAAGGTGGTGACCAACGACGACCTTTCCAAGATCGTCGACACCAGCGACGAGTGGATCCGCACCCGCACCGGCATCCGTGAGCGGCGCATCGCCGGCGAAGGCGAGACCAGCGCCACGCTGGGCCACCAGGCCGCGCTGCGCGCGCTGGAAGCCGCGGGCGTGGCGCCGTCCGAGCTGGACATGATCGTGGTGGGCACCACCACGCCGGATCTGGTGTTTCCCTCCACCGCCTGCCTGATCCAGGCCAAGCTGGGCGCCGAAGGCTGCACCGCGCTGGACGTCAACGCGGCCTGCTCGGGCTTCATCTTCGCGCTGTCGGTGGCCGACAAGTTCATCCGCACCGGCGATGCGCGCACGGTGCTGGTCGTCGGCGCCGAGACCCTGACCCGCATCACCGACTGGAGCGACCGCACCACCTGCGTGCTGTTCGGCGACGGCGCCGGTGCGGTGGTGCTCAAGGCCGATGCCAGCACCGGCATCCTCAGCACGCATCTGCATGCAGACGGCAGCAAGAAGGAGCTGCTGTGGAACCCCGTCGGGGTGTCCGCGGGCTTCAAGCCGGAGGAGCCCAACAACGGTTCGCGCATCCTGATGAAGGGCAACGACGTGTTCAAGTACGCCGTCAAGGCGCTGGACGCGGTCGTGGACGAGGCCCTGTCGGCCAACCAGCTCGACAAGGGCGACCTGGACTGGCTGGTGCCGCACCAGGCCAATCTGCGCATCATCGAGGCCACCGCCAAGCGCCTGGACATGTCGATGGAGCAGGTGGTGGTCACGGTCGACCGCACCGGCAATACCTCCTCGGCCTCGGTGCCGATCGCGCTGGACGAAGCCGTGCGCGACGGCCGCATCCAGCGTGATCAGCTGGTGCTGCTGGAGGCCTTCGGCGGCGGCTTCACCTGGGGCTCGGTGCTGCTGCGCTTCTGA
- a CDS encoding YceD family protein has translation MSAHVPETLDVWRMVAGRRSLEGRVPLAAFRRLDGLLTDAQGDVGFAMQFDRDALQVPYVELTIDAALPLECQRSLQRFLFPVSMVQRLGLIRDEAEEAALPPEMEALLVPEDGILRTLDLVEDELVLAVPAVPMNPELPAVELEAPPQQEELAKANPFAGLASLKKN, from the coding sequence ATGTCCGCGCACGTGCCCGAAACCCTGGATGTCTGGCGCATGGTGGCCGGGCGGCGCAGTCTCGAAGGCAGGGTGCCGCTGGCGGCCTTCCGCCGGCTGGACGGGCTGCTGACCGATGCGCAGGGCGATGTCGGCTTCGCGATGCAGTTCGATCGCGACGCGCTGCAGGTGCCCTATGTGGAACTGACGATCGATGCCGCGTTGCCGCTGGAATGCCAGCGCAGCCTGCAGCGGTTCCTGTTCCCGGTGTCGATGGTGCAGCGGCTCGGCCTGATCCGGGACGAGGCCGAGGAAGCGGCGTTGCCGCCGGAGATGGAAGCGCTGCTGGTGCCCGAGGACGGCATCCTGCGCACGCTGGACCTGGTGGAGGACGAGCTGGTGCTGGCGGTTCCCGCGGTGCCGATGAATCCGGAATTGCCCGCGGTGGAGCTCGAGGCTCCGCCGCAGCAGGAAGAACTGGCGAAGGCCAACCCGTTCGCGGGACTGGCTTCGCTCAAGAAGAACTGA
- a CDS encoding glycosyltransferase family 39 protein produces MNEEARAQRTFLALWIVLTVIKVMIAARLPLFVDEAFYWQEGRHLAAAYSDLPGLTAWMTRLGTLIGGQHVLAIRMPFLLLSALLPWLLVGIGTRWFSAVAGWRAGSLLLLMPLSGSLGILAIPDVPMAFATVLCLDAGARLLQRIDAAGAAELALGLAIGALSHYRFVGVIGTGLIALLLIPEGRRVLRDVRVWVALAMGVAAWAPLIAWNIENADAGLRFQLVERHPWTFQWTGLWFLLVQAALVTPLLFFALLTVLTRALRKGDALPPQRRYFGLLGAVSTIGFFVLGFFADVERVSFHWPLPGYLPLLLAVPVLLRAWSPWLRRATWILCGLGLASVLGYYLVASVPRWRADLAGQKFYPYNFAGWNVLADAVREELARAPEPTGMLADNFKVGAELGFALGDDAIPVLDHPLNIKHGRAPQLRLWGLHSDGASPTPQLLVVGASEVSYKDLLVQYHFLCSQVGPLPPPRVINVDHGRQRFLLFRLPRRDAAQLEAARAQPCVTPAMAWIDTPVGGADVPRVFDLAGWAFKDGVGLEAVEVLIDGRVVARAHYGLPAPGVATYWKISNDPRHPDVGFRARVDASGLAPGQHWLGLRLHGRDGSVEDWSEQPIRLRKP; encoded by the coding sequence ATGAATGAAGAAGCGCGCGCACAGCGCACGTTCCTGGCGCTGTGGATCGTCCTGACTGTCATCAAGGTCATGATCGCCGCGCGCCTGCCGCTGTTCGTCGACGAGGCGTTCTACTGGCAGGAGGGGCGGCACCTGGCCGCGGCGTATTCGGACCTGCCTGGACTGACCGCGTGGATGACGCGCCTGGGCACACTCATCGGCGGGCAGCACGTGCTGGCCATCCGCATGCCGTTCCTGCTGCTGTCGGCGCTGCTGCCGTGGCTGCTGGTCGGCATCGGCACGCGCTGGTTCAGCGCGGTGGCCGGCTGGCGTGCGGGCAGCCTGCTGCTGCTGATGCCGCTGTCGGGCAGCCTGGGCATCCTGGCCATTCCCGATGTGCCGATGGCCTTCGCCACGGTCCTGTGCCTGGATGCGGGCGCGCGCCTGCTGCAGCGGATCGATGCGGCCGGCGCGGCCGAGCTCGCGCTCGGCCTGGCCATCGGCGCGCTCAGCCACTATCGCTTCGTCGGCGTGATCGGCACCGGGCTGATCGCGCTGCTGCTGATTCCCGAGGGCCGGCGCGTGCTGCGCGACGTGCGCGTGTGGGTGGCGCTGGCCATGGGCGTGGCGGCCTGGGCGCCGCTGATCGCCTGGAATATCGAGAACGCCGACGCCGGCCTGCGCTTCCAGCTGGTCGAACGCCATCCCTGGACATTCCAGTGGACCGGGCTGTGGTTCCTGCTGGTGCAGGCGGCACTGGTGACGCCGCTGCTGTTCTTCGCCCTGCTCACGGTGCTGACCCGCGCGCTGCGCAAGGGCGACGCGCTGCCACCGCAGCGGCGCTACTTCGGCCTGCTCGGCGCGGTGTCCACGATCGGCTTCTTCGTGCTGGGCTTCTTCGCCGATGTCGAACGCGTCAGCTTCCACTGGCCGCTGCCGGGCTATCTGCCGCTGCTGCTGGCCGTGCCGGTGCTGTTGCGCGCCTGGTCGCCGTGGCTGCGGCGCGCGACCTGGATCCTGTGCGGGCTGGGCCTGGCCAGCGTGCTGGGCTATTACCTGGTCGCCTCGGTGCCGCGCTGGCGCGCCGACCTGGCCGGGCAGAAGTTCTATCCCTACAACTTCGCCGGCTGGAACGTGCTGGCCGACGCGGTACGCGAGGAGCTGGCGCGCGCGCCTGAGCCGACCGGCATGCTGGCCGACAACTTCAAGGTCGGCGCCGAGCTGGGCTTCGCGCTGGGCGACGATGCGATCCCGGTGCTCGACCATCCGCTCAACATCAAGCACGGCCGCGCGCCGCAGCTGCGCCTGTGGGGCCTGCACAGCGACGGTGCCAGCCCCACCCCGCAGCTGCTGGTGGTCGGCGCCAGCGAGGTGTCCTACAAGGATCTGCTGGTGCAGTACCACTTCCTGTGTTCGCAGGTCGGGCCGCTGCCGCCACCCCGGGTGATCAACGTCGACCATGGCCGCCAGCGCTTCCTGCTGTTCCGCCTGCCGCGCCGGGATGCGGCGCAACTGGAGGCCGCCCGCGCGCAGCCGTGCGTGACCCCGGCGATGGCCTGGATCGATACGCCGGTGGGCGGCGCGGACGTGCCGCGCGTGTTCGACCTGGCGGGGTGGGCGTTCAAGGACGGGGTCGGGCTGGAGGCGGTCGAGGTGCTGATCGACGGCCGGGTCGTGGCCCGCGCCCACTACGGACTGCCCGCGCCGGGCGTGGCGACCTACTGGAAGATCTCCAACGACCCGCGCCATCCGGACGTGGGCTTCCGCGCGCGGGTGGATGCCAGCGGCCTGGCGCCGGGCCAGCACTGGCTGGGGCTGCGCCTGCACGGGCGCGACGGCAGCGTGGAGGACTGGTCCGAGCAGCCGATCCGACTGCGGAAGCCTTGA